The following coding sequences lie in one Arabidopsis thaliana chromosome 3, partial sequence genomic window:
- the GATA6 gene encoding GATA transcription factor 6 (GATA transcription factor 6 (GATA6); CONTAINS InterPro DOMAIN/s: Zinc finger, NHR/GATA-type (InterPro:IPR013088), Transcription factor, GATA, plant (InterPro:IPR016679), Zinc finger, GATA-type (InterPro:IPR000679); BEST Arabidopsis thaliana protein match is: GATA transcription factor 5 (TAIR:AT5G66320.2); Has 1500 Blast hits to 1468 proteins in 185 species: Archae - 0; Bacteria - 0; Metazoa - 110; Fungi - 554; Plants - 766; Viruses - 0; Other Eukaryotes - 70 (source: NCBI BLink).) has protein sequence MESVELTLKNSNMKDKTLTGGAQNGDDFSVDDLLDFSKEEEDDDVLVEDEAELKVQRKRGVSDENTLHRSNDFSTADFHTSGLSVPMDDIAELEWLSNFVDDSSFTPYSAPTNKPVWLTGNRRHLVQPVKEETCFKSQHPAVKTRPKRARTGVRVWSHGSQSLTDSSSSSTTSSSSSPRPSSPLWLASGQFLDEPMTKTQKKKKVWKNAGQTQTQTQTQTRQCGHCGVQKTPQWRAGPLGAKTLCNACGVRYKSGRLLPEYRPACSPTFSSELHSNHHSKVIEMRRKKETSDGAEETGLNQPVQTVQVVSSF, from the exons ATGGAGAGTGTTGAATTGACGTTGAAGAACAGTAACATGAAAGACAAAACCCTAACCGGCGGCGCTCAAAATGGCGATGATTTCTCCGTCGACGACTTGCTTGACttctcaaaagaagaagaagacgacgacgttTTGGTTGAGGATGAGGCTGAATTGAAAGTACAACGAAAAAGAGGAGTCTCTGACGAAAATACCCTTCACCGGAGCAACGATTTCTCCACCGCTGATTTCCACACTAGCGGGCTTTCCGTTCCG ATGGATGATATAGCGGAACTTGAATGGTTATCAAATTTCGTAGATGATTCTTCTTTCACGCCGTATTCTGCTCCGACGAATAAACCGGTTTGGTTAACCGGAAATCGGAGACATCTTGTACAACCGGTTAAAGAGGAGACCTGCTTCAAATCCCAACATCCGGCCGTCAAAACCAGACCCAAACGAGCCAGAACCGGAGTCAGAGTCTGGTCTCATGGTTCGCAGTCGTTAACCGACTCATCTTCAAGCTCTACAACATCTTCGTCGTCCTCTCCTCGTCCTTCAAGCCCTCTATGGCTCGCCAGCGGTCAGTTTCTTGATGAGCCAATGactaaaacacaaaagaagaagaaagtttggAAAAACGCTGGTCAGacgcaaacgcaaacgcagACGCAGACGCGGCAGTGTGGTCATTGTGGAGTTCAGAAAACGCCGCAGTGGAGAGCAGGACCATTAGGAGCGAAGACGTTGTGTAATGCGTGTGGTGTGCGTTACAAATCGGGTCGGTTACTACCCGAATATAGACCCGCTTGTAGCCCAACATTTTCGAGTGAGCTTCACTCAAACCACCACAGTAAAGTCATTGAGATGCGTAGGAAGAAAGAGACTTCTGACGGTGCTGAAGAAACCGGTTTGAACCAGCCGGTTCAGACGGTTCAGGTTGTCTCGagtttttga